From Chryseobacterium sp. IHB B 17019, one genomic window encodes:
- a CDS encoding adenine phosphoribosyltransferase: MASQELIKRLEETIENISDFPIPGIQFKDISPIFLDPKLYEDVIADLVEFSKGKVDAVCGIESRGYLFGIAIAVALEVPFILIRKAGKLPPPVVSEKYDLEYGSAEIETREGQIKPGQKVLIHDDLLATGGTTEAAAKLVEKQGATVAQFSFLIGLKELNGQEKLKKFNAEVYHILEY, encoded by the coding sequence ATGGCTTCACAAGAATTAATTAAGAGATTAGAAGAAACAATTGAAAATATTTCTGATTTTCCGATTCCGGGAATTCAGTTCAAAGACATCTCCCCTATTTTCTTAGACCCAAAACTGTATGAAGATGTGATCGCAGATCTTGTTGAATTCAGTAAAGGAAAAGTGGATGCTGTTTGCGGAATTGAAAGTCGAGGCTATCTTTTCGGGATTGCTATTGCTGTTGCCCTCGAAGTTCCGTTTATTTTAATAAGAAAAGCCGGGAAACTTCCTCCACCCGTTGTTTCAGAAAAATACGACCTGGAATACGGAAGTGCAGAAATTGAAACCCGCGAAGGACAGATAAAACCCGGACAGAAAGTGCTGATCCATGACGATCTTCTAGCAACAGGCGGAACAACAGAAGCCGCTGCAAAACTGGTTGAAAAACAAGGTGCAACAGTTGCCCAATTCAGTTTCTTAATTGGCTTAAAAGAATTGAACGGACAGGAAAAATTAAAGAAATTCAACGCAGAAGTTTATCATATTCTAGAATATTAA
- the ribH gene encoding 6,7-dimethyl-8-ribityllumazine synthase has product MATVNLSDYKPLNITNADEFSIGIVFSEWNDFVTYNLRDAALEILQKEGVKSENIKLFPVPGAFELNYASMQLCKERKYDAVISIGCVIRGETPHFDYVCSAVAQGIKDCNIMTDTPTIFCVLTDDTKEQSIARSGGDLGNKGVEAAVTALRMIDFKKNLAGKKGNIGFGHS; this is encoded by the coding sequence ATGGCAACAGTTAATCTTTCTGATTACAAGCCACTTAATATAACAAATGCCGATGAATTTTCTATCGGCATTGTTTTTTCTGAGTGGAATGATTTTGTAACCTATAATCTTCGTGATGCAGCTCTGGAAATTCTTCAAAAAGAAGGAGTAAAATCTGAAAATATTAAACTTTTTCCGGTTCCGGGAGCTTTTGAACTAAACTATGCAAGCATGCAGCTCTGCAAGGAGCGTAAATATGATGCTGTAATCTCAATCGGGTGTGTGATTCGTGGAGAAACGCCACATTTCGATTATGTCTGCTCGGCCGTTGCTCAGGGCATTAAAGATTGTAATATCATGACGGATACCCCTACCATTTTCTGCGTATTGACAGATGATACAAAGGAACAATCTATCGCAAGAAGCGGAGGTGATCTTGGAAATAAGGGTGTAGAAGCTGCGGTAACAGCTTTAAGGATGATAGATTTTAAGAAAAATCTTGCCGGTAAAAAAGGAAATATCGGTTTCGGGCATTCTTAG
- a CDS encoding NTF2-like N-terminal transpeptidase, with product MKKFSFLLVFSLLLFTACKKDHVDATNTKTLQSSINDMTASLPTIKQIKFNEALYILKTFGVEADGDVAELKALGQLINGKKVPEIMSMADQVAQKNGIEWASTAPPSLGEMNIFGDDKAKESDPNDVKANSLSVITRPTGDDGAGAPTAIQIVPRLVDNAGKPIAFTGAGLETTLEVFSNGVKLSTAKNLMQDNNFKGFNLKFSSIPAAKVVDNKIDITVSVKTTAKTFKMTKIGLDVNSSLLKVPAVPKVDSTAVNQDPAVIDPNNPGATTPPTTDPNAAPTTTPATPKQPASDPKSTVTGFLNNVSSQNLKAAFNASSNPSWGNYESFSNPTSGFGSVKNVSVKNITTNATTPNVASVNATYDVTDKSGKTTSLKATFGLKNVNGEWKISSYKINP from the coding sequence ATGAAAAAGTTTTCTTTTCTACTCGTTTTCAGCTTATTGCTTTTCACAGCATGTAAGAAGGACCATGTAGATGCTACGAATACTAAAACTTTACAGTCGAGTATCAATGATATGACGGCCAGTCTTCCGACCATTAAACAAATTAAGTTTAATGAAGCTCTTTATATTTTAAAAACTTTTGGCGTGGAGGCAGATGGCGATGTTGCGGAACTAAAAGCCCTCGGACAACTGATCAACGGGAAAAAAGTACCTGAAATCATGTCTATGGCAGATCAGGTGGCTCAGAAAAACGGCATTGAATGGGCCAGTACAGCGCCACCGTCTTTAGGAGAAATGAATATCTTTGGAGATGACAAGGCAAAAGAAAGTGACCCGAATGATGTAAAAGCAAACTCCTTGAGCGTTATTACAAGACCTACAGGAGACGATGGGGCGGGAGCACCAACGGCCATTCAAATTGTACCGAGATTAGTTGACAATGCAGGAAAACCAATCGCATTCACCGGCGCCGGCCTGGAAACGACACTCGAAGTTTTCAGTAATGGTGTAAAACTTTCAACAGCGAAAAATTTAATGCAGGATAACAATTTTAAAGGATTTAATTTAAAATTCTCATCCATTCCCGCAGCTAAAGTGGTAGACAATAAAATTGACATCACCGTTTCCGTAAAAACAACGGCAAAAACTTTTAAAATGACGAAAATCGGTTTGGATGTAAATTCATCATTACTGAAAGTTCCTGCTGTACCAAAAGTAGATTCAACTGCGGTAAACCAAGATCCTGCGGTAATTGATCCAAATAATCCGGGCGCTACAACTCCTCCAACAACGGATCCTAATGCGGCACCTACAACAACTCCGGCAACTCCTAAACAACCTGCTTCAGACCCTAAAAGTACAGTAACAGGCTTTTTAAATAATGTAAGCTCTCAAAACTTAAAAGCAGCCTTTAACGCTTCAAGCAATCCAAGCTGGGGAAATTATGAATCTTTCTCAAACCCAACTTCAGGATTCGGATCTGTAAAGAATGTAAGCGTAAAAAATATTACTACCAATGCTACAACTCCAAATGTGGCGAGTGTAAATGCAACATATGACGTAACGGATAAAAGCGGAAAAACAACTTCCTTAAAAGCAACCTTCGGACTGAAAAATGTAAACGGAGAATGGAAAATTTCCAGCTATAAAATCAATCCTTAG